The following nucleotide sequence is from Acidobacteriota bacterium.
GATTTCGTGAGGGATCCGATTGGGAAGAATTCGGACAAAGAGCGCCTGCCGCCCATGGGCATCCATCCGCACGGCTGTCCCAATCGCGATGCCAACCGAAACACCCAGTCCCTGAACACGCTGTTCGATTTGCTCCGGGCGGCTAGTAGACATCGGTTTCTTCTCCAAACTTATCCCACACGAGTTTGGCCAGAGCATGCACCGCCACGGCTTCATCTTCGCCTGACGCCGTGATTGACAGCTCAGTTCCCATGGGAGCCGCTAAGAAAATGACGCTCAGGATACTTTTACCGTCGGCACTATTTCCGGTATCGGTCCGGGTCACGGTAATTGCACTCTTGAACTGGTTGGCGAGGTTGACAAGTCGGGCAGCCGCGCGGGCGTGCAGCCCAAGTCGATTGACAATGAGCACTCGAAGTTCTTTTGACACGGTTTCTTTAGCCAGCCGGCACCAAAGCTACAAAAAGTTTTCGCTCCAGCACATCCGGGTGGTTCCCCTTGAGACAACCGCCGATGGGAATGATGGATGATGAATGATCCGACCAGATGCCATTTCATTTGTTCTCAAATGGCTTCAGGTCATACTGCTTCATGCTTCAGTCATGATTCCGCTCGGACATTGGTTAATATTTCAAAGAAAGTCATCTGGACGCCGCCACCACTTAATGGCGACAAAAGGATGAAGGGTGACTATTTTTCTTTTTCAGCCGTCTTTTTTCCCATCAGTTCACTGGCCAGGTAGATGTTTTTTTGCCCCTGGTCACGCACTTTGCGGGCGATATCAACCAGGGACTCGTCCCCTTCTTGCGCCGCCAGCTTGATAACCATCGGCAAATTCACGCCGGTAATGATTTCGATGGGGGTTGACCCGCTGTAAGTCATCACCAAATTGGTTGGCGTTCCGCC
It contains:
- a CDS encoding HPr family phosphocarrier protein, with translation MSKELRVLIVNRLGLHARAAARLVNLANQFKSAITVTRTDTGNSADGKSILSVIFLAAPMGTELSITASGEDEAVAVHALAKLVWDKFGEETDVY
- a CDS encoding PTS sugar transporter subunit IIA gives rise to the protein MPHVGGVVVTHGQLANELLSAAEMVVGEINHIQAVSIGWHDDVEQARSTIAKAVDDTNRGAGVVVLTDMFGGTPTNLVMTYSGSTPIEIITGVNLPMVIKLAAQEGDESLVDIARKVRDQGQKNIYLASELMGKKTAEKEK